One Hemibagrus wyckioides isolate EC202008001 linkage group LG09, SWU_Hwy_1.0, whole genome shotgun sequence DNA segment encodes these proteins:
- the olfm4.1 gene encoding olfactomedin-4, translated as MITILFCLLFLRATLAFQSLAPSSEKNETVSPSQSCTCEAFLPDTIFPMGELELLEKSSLQISHKLELEISKIELFESKLIIYMDKIVNLTLLIGIMEKDPDSYTEVQIEEVKIQIKQIEALIVELQASIEISVTVLVSIRKEITSMIVILTRLETTYDKNLVLLTRREYIKLQQKLEECERRHNEIFDPNIGSCDHGFISRLSKPIISHLNAHLNAGHRYGGWGKDSNPLHGFENMYWYSGSSNTLVSQVNVYADYYRLIMRQPMKTHELYTSRDWRGLGNNYVVRGNTVYYQFREPFSMGKFNMTSQTAEYRVVPSASNKFSYFYSANQNLDFAADENGLWVTYSTGGSKGKLVLGKIDEAAFALKEVYEMNIYKPSVGNAFMVCGVLYATRSVDIKTEEIFYTYNTHTRKESYVSIPFEKFQETYVYLDYNPTDQKLYMYNDGYYVSYHVWFHQNKNKVQVLI; from the exons ATGATCACCATACTCTTCTGTCTCCTCTTCCTCAGGGCAACTCTTGCCTTTCAG TCTCTGGCCCCCTCGTCTGAGAAGAATGAGACTGTGAGTCCAAGCCAGTCGTGCACCTGTGAGGCATTTCTACCAGATACCATATTCCCCATGGGGGAGCTGGAGCTGCTGGAGAAGTCCTCATTGCAGATCAGTCACAAGTTAGAGCTGGAAATCAGCAAG ATAGAGCTGTTTGAGAGCAAGCTTATAATCTACATGGATAAGATTGTAAACCTTACTTTGTTGATTGGGATCATGGAAAAGGACCCTGACTCTTATACTGAGGTCCAAATAGAGGAGGTGAAGATTCAGATCAAGCAGATAGAAGCTCTGATTGTGGAGCTTCAGGCATCTATTGAGATTTCTGTTACAGTGCTTGTCAGCATTCGCAAAGAG ATCacgtccatgattgttatcctGACTCGACTGGAGACTACCTATGACAAGAACCTGGTACTGCTGACACGCAGAGAATACATCAAGCTTCAGCAGAAACTGGAGGAATGTGAGAGACGCCACAACGAGATCTTCGATCCTAACATCG GTTCTTGTGACCATGGTTTCATATCAAGACTCAGTAAACCAATTATCAGCCACCTGAATGCACATCTGAATGCAGGCCATAGATACGGTGGATGGGGCAAAGATTCAAACCCATTGCATGGTTTTGAAAATATGTACTGGTACTCGGGTTCTTCAAATACTCTGGTTAGCCAAGTCAATGTGTATGCAGACTATTACAGGTTAATCATGAGACAGCCAATGAAAACCCATGAACTTTATACCAGTCGTGACTGGAGAGGTCTTGGTAATAACTACGTTGTGCGTGGTAACACTGTGTACTATCAGTTCCGAGAACCTTTCAGCATGGGTAAATTCAACATGACCAGTCAGACTGCAGAGTACAGGGTGGTGCCAAGCGCCAGCAATAAATTCTCCTACTTTTATTCAGCAAACCAAAACCTAGATTTTGCAGCTGACGAGAATGGATTGTGGGTGACGTATTCTACAGGAGGATCGAAGGGCAAACTGGTGCTGGGTAAGATAGATGAGGCAGCATTTGCTTTAAAGGAGGTTTATGAGATGAATATCTACAAACCATCAGTAGGCAACGCCTTCATGGTTTGTGGAGTGCTTTATGCTACCAGATCTGTAGATATAAAGACAGAGGAGATCTTTTAtacctataacacacacacaagaaaggAAAGCTATGTTAGCATTCCTTTTGAAAAGTTCCAGGAAACGTATGTTTACCTTGATTACAACCCCACTGACCAGAAACTGTACATGTACAATGACGGATATTACGTCAGCTATCATGTGTGGTTCCATCAGAATAAGAATAAGGTGCAGGTCCTGATATGA